One stretch of Ipomoea triloba cultivar NCNSP0323 chromosome 8, ASM357664v1 DNA includes these proteins:
- the LOC116026984 gene encoding uncharacterized protein K02A2.6-like, whose amino-acid sequence MVKWAMELTQYSLEYRPRAAIKGQALADFIVECTIPEEPGKSDRKHRDWEMYNDGASSKKGCGGGAVLISLEGFKAYQAFRFKFPVSNNEAEYEALVGGLKLAKALQVSSLTIRSDSRLVVGHVNNQFETRENRMRQYKEVVQRLLADFERWELVQIPRADNGEADLLSRVTQGLEDHLGYVSQIITTVDISAPSIEREEVCAIHSTPDEWMNEMILYKKHKTTSNDSTRARRVVNMAPSYQIIDDNLFKLSFGRPLLRCLRKTEADKVLAEMHEGVCTAHQGAQTLARKIILQGYYWPRLRADCLEYVKKCPACQHFAILPGRPASYYTPVTFAIPFAHWGMDLIGPFPKGVGGLKFIIVAVDYFTKWVEAEPLASITEYQCRKFVWKHIFTRFGVPLQIVSDNGKQFDNKNFARFCAYYGVEHVKAAVAYPKLMVK is encoded by the coding sequence ATGGTGAAGTGGGCGATGGAACTCACACAATATAGCCTGGAATACCGCCCACGGGCAGCTATAAAGGGTCAAGCATTGGCAGACTTTATAGTGGAATGCACCATCCCCGAGGAGCCGGGCAAATCAGATAGGAAGCACAGAGACTGGGAAATGTACAATGACGGGGCGTCTAGTAAGAAGGGTTGCGGGGGCGGGGCAGTACTTATATCCCTGGAAGGCTTTAAGGCTTACCAAGCCTTCAGGTTTAAATTCCCGGTGTCCAACAACGAAGCAGAATACGAAGCCTTGGTAGGAGGGTTAAAATTGGCCAAAGCACTCCAAGTGAGTAGCCTGACAATCCGGTCCGACTCCAGGCTCGTGGTGGGTCACGTCAACAACCAATTCGAAACTCGAGAGAACCGGATGAGACAGTACAAGGAGGTGGTACAAAGGTTATTGGCCGATTTCGAGCGATGGGAGTTGGTTCAAATCCCTAGAGCTGATAACGGAGAAGCCGACCTCCTATCTCGAGTCACGCAGGGCTTGGAGGACCATTTGGGGTATGTCTCCCAGATAATCACCACTGTTGACATAAGCGCACCCAGCATCGAGAGGGAAGAAGTATGTGCCATCCACTCCACCCCGGACGAGTGGATGAATGAAATGATTCTCTATAAAAAGCACAAGACTACCTCGAACGACTCGACGAGGGCGCGTAGGGTGGTGAACATGGCCCCGTCATATCAAATAATAGACGACAACCTGTTTAAACTATCCTTCGGGAGACCGCTCCTCCGTTGCCTGAGGAAGACCGAAGCAGACAAGGTACTCGCCGAGATGCATGAGGGGGTCTGCACGGCCCACCAGGGTGCCCAGACCCTAGCTCGAAAAATCATCCTCCAGGGATATTATTGGCCTCGCCTAAGGGCTGATTGCCTTGAATACGTAAAGAAGTGCCCCGCGTGCCAACACTTCGCAATACTCCCGGGGCGACCTGCGTCTTACTACACACCAGTGACATTCGCTATCCCCTTTGCGCATTGGGGCATGGATCTAATAGGGCCTTTTCCCAAGGGGGTAGGCGGCCTGAAGTTCATAATAGTGGCAGTGgactacttcaccaagtgggtggAGGCTGAACCCCTCGCCTCCATCACGGAATATCAATGCCGAAAGTTCGTGTGGAAGCACATATTCACAAGGTTTGGGGTACCTCTGCAAATCGTATCGGATAACGGGAAGCAATTCGACAACAAAAACTTCGCTCGTTTCTGTGCATACTACGGGGTGGAACACGTCAAGGCAGCAGTAGCTTACCCCAAGCTAATGGTCAAGTAG
- the LOC116027422 gene encoding NADH dehydrogenase [ubiquinone] flavoprotein 1, mitochondrial yields MAPVKGLLSLQRTALVQRCSQKWGLNGRLYSAQAASTANTPQSPPPPPPPEKTHFGGLKDEDRIFTNVYGLHDPFLKGAMKRGDWYRTKDLVLKGTDWIVNEVKKSGLRGRGGAGFPSGLKWSFMPKTSDGRPSYLVVNADESEPGTCKDREIMRHDPHKLLEGCLIAGVGMRAQAAYIYIRGEYVNERKNLEKARKEAYEAGFLGKNACGSGYDFDVHIHFGAGAYICGEETALIESLEGKQGKPRLKPPFPANAGLYGCPTTVTNVETVAVSPTILRRGPEWFASFGRKNNSGTKLFCISGHVNKPCTVEEEMSIPLKELIERHCGGVRGGWDNLLAIIPGGSSVPLIPKHMCEDVLMDFDALKAVQSGLGTAAVIVMDKSTDIVDAIARLSYFYKHESCGQCTPCREGTPWLWMLMERMKVGNAKLEEIDMLHEVTKQIEGHTICALGDAAAWPVQGLIRHFRPELERRIRERADRELLQAAAN; encoded by the exons ATG GCACCTGTAAAGGGCCTTCTTTCACTGCAAAGGACTGCATTAGTTCAACGCTGTAGTCAGAAGTGGGGCTTAAATGGTAGATTATATAGCGCTCAAGCTGCGTCAACTGCTAATACCCCACAGTCTCCACCTCCTCCCCCACCACCTGAGAAGACTCACTTTGGTGGCTTGAAAGATGAGGATCGCATATTCACAAACGTTTACGGATTGCATGATCCTTTTCTTAAAGGTGCCATGAAACGAGGAGATTGGTACAGAACAAAGGACCTTGTACTAAAAGGTACTGATTGGATTGTCAATGAAGTTAAAAAATCAGGACTTCGAGGACGAGGTGGTGCTGGTTTTCCATCTGGTCTTAAATGGTCCTTCATGCCAAAGACTTCTGATGGCCGCCCTTCATATCTAGTTGTCAATGCTGATGAAAGTGAACCTGGTACGTGTAAAGATAGAGAAATAATGCGCCATGATCCGCACAAATTGTTGGAAGGCTGTTTGATTGCAGGAGTGGGAATGAGAGCTCAAGCTGCATATATTTACATCAGGGGTGAGTATGTGAATGAAAGAAAGAACCTTGAGAAGGCTAGGAAAGAAGCTTATGAAGCTGGGTTTTTAGGGAAGAATGCTTGTGGATCTGGTTATGATTTTGATGTCCATATTCATTTTGGTGCTGGTGCTTATATCTGTGGTGAAGAGACAGCTCTTATAGAAAGCCTTGAGGGGAAGCAAGGCAAACCTAGGTTGAAGCCTCCATTTCCTGCTAATGCAGGGCTCTATGGTTGCCCAACTACTGTAACAAATGTGGAAACGGTAGCTGTTTCCCCAACCATTTTAAGGCGTGGACCAGAGTGGTTTGCTAGTTTTGGGAGGAAAAATAATTCTGGGACAAAGCTATTTTGCATCTCAGGCCATGTAAACAAGCCATGCACAGTTGAAGAGGAAATGAGTATTCCATTGAAGGAGCTGATTGAGAGGCACTGTGGTGGTGTTCGTGGTGGATGGGACAATTTACTTGCTATTATTCCAGGAGGTTCATCTGTCCCATTAATCCCCAAGCACATGTGTGAGGATGTTCTGATGGACTTTGATGCACTAAAGGCTGTTCAGTCAGGTTTGGGCACTGCTGCAGTGATTGTGATGGATAAGTCAACTGATATTGTAGATGCAATTGCAAGGCTATCTTACTTCTACAAACACGAGAGCTGTGGCCAATGTACTCCTTGCAGAGAAGGTACACCATGGCTTTGGATGCTCATGGAAAGAATGAAGGTTGGGAATGCAAAGCTCGAGGAGATTGACATGCTTCATGAGGTGACAAAACAGATTGAAGGACATACAATTTGTGCATTAGGTGATGCTGCTGCATGGCCTGTTCAGGGTCTTATTAGGCACTTTAGACCAGAGCTTGAAAGAAGGATCAGGGAGCGGGCAGACAGGGAGCTACTGCAGGCTGCTGCTAATTAA